AGGACAAAATCCTAGTAGAGAttctactttaataatatagatttagatttttcctattagtttatttttcgccaacatggattatctattttggagagtcaatccaaagatggatgaccaccgatttgcatggatattatggtatatatgaaaatgtcagaataacaaagtgtttagcaatctggatattgatccaACAGACACACTGAAAATAACATAATTGGAATTAACATTTTGGGCTGAGACACAGGTAGTAAAGGATTAAGCGAGGGAGCATCAGGCACAGAACAGACCCACAATACCGACTTCAGGACGATGGTGCTTCatagatggttcatggaaagaCAAAGACTTATTTTCAGGGCAAGGCTGGTATAGCACTTTAccgggttttgatggtttaCTAGGGGCTAGAAATGTAAGAGCATGTCTTTCACCTCTACATTCGGAGGTGGCATTAATTTGGACAATgaaatgtatgaagaatttaagacagtttcaggttacgtttgcaacagattattctcaattggtgaagatggtttcggaaccagaaaaATGACCAGCATTTGGAAGTTACCTGGAAGACATAAAGCTTTTAAAAAGaagtttcctcaactcagacatcgttcATGTACCCCGGACGGAAAACCTACAgacggatagcttagcacgcagtgctaggaaacaaccgtctttcatcgttcacatggatgcagagttaccaATTTGGTTTACatagtcaatatgagtctgtaaatgtttgttgtaaaaaaaaaattatagatttagattttaaatacatattaattcatatatttgagtttttttatttgaatcttTAGATTTTGCTCACATACCTATTCGGTTTGGGTCGGATCAGATTGGGTTGGGATACTACTATATCGGATCAgacggatttttttttttttttttggctccgCGTACAGTTACAAATGGTCACGCTGTGAAACATGGCTCAAATCTTCTAGGATATGTTGGTTTTCACTCTTTTTAAAAGGACGGAACTATCACATTATGGTATGTAGTATTGGTTCATCGTCCAATGCCTTTAAAACATTGATCTAAGAGTAGTCAAATAAACATAATTGCTACCAAGTTTTGCAGAAGCTAAAATAAACAGCACTAAACTTATCTTCTATGACATAATCTGATCAGCGACATGTGGATTATATTCCTGGTCGCCATTTACAAGATAACAAAACTAAAAGAATCAAAGAACAAACAAATTATTAGAGAGTTTCTAAAACAAAACTCAAGGAAGAAGAGTAGCTAAAACTCATCATCAAATGGTCCTTTCAGTTTGCAGCTAAAGAAGCAGCCTCTTCAAGTCTCTTCCATGTCATCTCTCTTTGTTCCAACAACTCAGAAGCCTTAGCTTCATTCTCCGCATGTTGCTTCTCACACTCTTCAAACAACTCAGTGTCCATCTCCATAAACATTCTCCTAACATTCTCAGACAAACCATGCACCGCTTGGTTCCAATGCCCTTTCATGTTCCTCTCCAACGCCTCAAAGATTATCGGAAAGATCACATCTTTGTTCTCAGCTATCAGCCCTACGATATGCTCATTGTTCCACAAGAAAAGAGCTCTCTCTGCAACCTACACCTCTCTTAATCAACACACATCACTATCAAAAGGACAAAACATACAACAAAAGGTTTGAGAGAAACGAACCTGGAAGTTTGCGCTGTTAAGACACTTCCCAATCTGTCTAAAAAGAGGAACAACACAATGCTGAAACTCTGAAGGCTCTGTAACATCCAAAACCTCTTCAAGCTCTCCCAAGAACAGAACCTCCTTATTACAATTCGTAAGCGGCCAGTACTTCAACAGCCCACGGATCACAGTATCAGCCAACTTGTAATCTTTCTCCACAAACTGCACCACGCAATACGACAACTGCTGGTGGAAAATGGAGATGCCTTTAGACTTGTGCAGCGGCAAAATGGCTTTCACAAGATACAGTACATGCTCCTCTCTCATCGGTACTGTAAACCCATTGATCACACTCCCGATAATCTCCAGCAACTCTCCGATTCCAACACACCTCTCAGTCTCATACAAGTACTTGTAGAAGATGTTGTAAATGGAGCACCTGATGAACGGACGGTGGAATATGAACTTCCCGTAGATCCTGTGAAGGACAGTTTTCAAGTACTCCCTCTCCCTAGGATCCTCGGAGTCGAACAGATCGAGCAGCCTCGAGACAAAGGTGTGGTTGATGAACTTCTTAGCAGTCTTGGGCTCTATCTCAGAAGACACAACGTAACGCAAGAGAAGCTCGTAAACAAGCTGCAGATGAGGCCACCATGGCTCAAGATAAGGCTCCTCCTCTTCGGGATCGTTACCTTCAGGAGGAGCTCCGGTGTTCTCGTAATGCGCAGGCGGGAGACACCTGAACATGTTCGCTGAGACCATTCTTATGAGCTCGCTCTGCATTGTCTCGTTCACTTTGCCTGACGAAGAGTGGAGGAAGTCGACGAGCTCGAGAAGCGTCTGCCTCTTGATCTCTTTCTCGCGCGGCATGATCAGTGAGTCTGAGAAGTCGCATTGGCAAGAACACATGTGAGCCTTCTTCATGAAGAGGAGAGGACGATCCGAGGAAGAGACGTCTTTTAGCAGTGGAAGCACTTCGAGGGAAGGTGGTGCTGTGAACATTGGGTGGTTTGGTGTCTGTGAAGGCGACGGAGCCGCGGATTGTGATTCGCCGGTTGATGATGGAGTCGCGGCAGCGGTTGTGGGGCGGCTGCTGCGGACGACGGTGTTGACGCCGGAGGTGTTGTCTTGATCTGATTTGTTGAATTTCTTCCCGCCCAGTTTCATGATCTTGTTCAACATTTTCGGATCTCTTTTATTACAAAGATGCaatctttgtctttttttttgctttttttcttGTCGGAATGATTAATCAGAACCCTACATGGAAACAGGATTGGTCGTGAGATTAGATGAGATTGGTTCTGTTTCTTGTTTGTTTCATCAAGAACTGTAAACGAGAGTGCATTGGTGGAATAAATGGTTTACCTTTGAAGCGATGATGAAAGGAGGAGATGTCTGAGATCGGAGAgggagatggagatggagaagCATTAGGACGACACCGTATTGTGGAAGACTGTTCAGGCGTAACCAGAAAATGATGTCGAGGATGAAGGAGATCAGTTTTAGGGAgatgtattttaacaattttttaaaaaagataataatttttttttcaatattagCTTTTTGGTGAatcattgtgtttttttttaaatgtcaatTAACATTCTAGATTATTGTATAGATTAGAAATTTAATCCAACATTATTGTAATTTTATAGATTATTGGCAacattataaaaagaaaaattctcaaacatagtttttttagtttattttcacaaaaatacaCTTCAAGGGaagaaaattaccaaaataaattttattaaaaggtaaatatgcatttatacccaaaggttaactaatatagacttagggtttagagttaacgAGTTGAGTTTTGGGatatagtttcaaatttaaaaaaattaaaattaaaattaagattttcaaaacaaaaatgtgctattttgatcattttatttcttgaatgctatttttgtgaaaaaaactttaaaaaaatcttgtttgagagaattgtccttataaaaatgtttgatgattaagaaaatgacaattctctcaaatagttttttttttagtttttgtcacccctcatgaaaagaaaaaaagaccaaaatagcgcttttttattttgaaaattttcataataattttttattttttaaaatttgaaattctatCCTCAAAACCTCACCCATTGACTCTAAACACTAattctagattagttaactctaggaaaaaatatatttttaccctttaataaaacttattttggtcattttcttcactgagagctatttttgtgacaaaaacttaaaaaatgctATTCTAGGAAATTTCTCTTctgaaaatctaaaatataatagaagaattattaatatgaaaaaaatcaagTTAAAACCGTAAGAATTTTAAATATGCACATTAAAATTCGGAATTAAGtaatagataatatttttttgccaATAATAGTTGACTGTAATTGTGAATTAAAATATTACGTGAATGTCAGAATTTGAAATCATTTTCTC
This Brassica napus cultivar Da-Ae chromosome C6, Da-Ae, whole genome shotgun sequence DNA region includes the following protein-coding sequences:
- the LOC106409466 gene encoding serine/threonine protein phosphatase 2A 57 kDa regulatory subunit B' epsilon isoform-like isoform X1, whose product is MLNKIMKLGGKKFNKSDQDNTSGVNTVVRSSRPTTAAATPSSTGESQSAAPSPSQTPNHPMFTAPPSLEVLPLLKDVSSSDRPLLFMKKAHMCSCQCDFSDSLIMPREKEIKRQTLLELVDFLHSSSGKVNETMQSELIRMVSANMFRCLPPAHYENTGAPPEGNDPEEEEPYLEPWWPHLQLVYELLLRYVVSSEIEPKTAKKFINHTFVSRLLDLFDSEDPREREYLKTVLHRIYGKFIFHRPFIRCSIYNIFYKYLYETERCVGIGELLEIIGSVINGFTVPMREEHVLYLVKAILPLHKSKGISIFHQQLSYCVVQFVEKDYKLADTVIRGLLKYWPLTNCNKEVLFLGELEEVLDVTEPSEFQHCVVPLFRQIGKCLNSANFQVAERALFLWNNEHIVGLIAENKDVIFPIIFEALERNMKGHWNQAVHGLSENVRRMFMEMDTELFEECEKQHAENEAKASELLEQREMTWKRLEEAASLAAN
- the LOC106409466 gene encoding serine/threonine protein phosphatase 2A 57 kDa regulatory subunit B' epsilon isoform-like isoform X2, whose amino-acid sequence is MLNKIMKLGGKKFNKSDQDNTSGVNTVVRSSRPTTAAATPSSTGESQSAAPSPSQTPNHPMFTAPPSLEVLPLLKDVSSSDRPLLFMKKAHMCSCQCDFSDSLIMPREKEIKRQTLLELVDFLHSSSGKVNETMQSELIRMVSANMFRCLPPAHYENTGAPPEGNDPEEEEPYLEPWWPHLQLVYELLLRYVVSSEIEPKTAKKFINHTFVSRLLDLFDSEDPREREYLKTVLHRIYGKFIFHRPFIRCSIYNIFYKYLYETERCVGIGELLEIIGSVINGFTVPMREEHVLYLVKAILPLHKSKGISIFHQQLSYCVVQFVEKDYKLADTVIRGLLKYWPLTNCNKEVLFLGELEEVLDVTEPSEFQHCVVPLFRQIGKCLNSANFQRELFSCGTMSIS